In Chryseobacterium lactis, a single genomic region encodes these proteins:
- a CDS encoding cell wall anchor protein translates to MKKTLLFAGLAISSVMYAQNAPGLTILDTRNTNDLPAAYSHIVKAEFKLRDVVGVPGKGNYSGMLTIAPWFDNSGNKRHQLNFNDGGIFYRNGLSTDPQWGTWSKLLLQSSEGKVRIGSNDPDTTSAALLRVYDQNDVMMEVTNSYGTFQIAKSACNGCYGGLPGDTVLRNLGSSHNIIIAQPNDNNDGKTFVGFQDATRGIWIKFLNNGIAKFDGKIQAKEIEVKANVWADYVFKKDYQLKSLEEVEQHIAEKGHLPNIPSAAEVIENGINVAEMNTKFLEKIEELTLYSIEQNKQLKSQTVQLLQVQEENKALKLQIEEINKKIQKL, encoded by the coding sequence ATGAAGAAAACATTACTGTTTGCCGGACTGGCAATTTCAAGTGTGATGTATGCGCAAAATGCACCGGGTTTAACGATTCTTGACACCCGAAATACCAATGATTTGCCGGCTGCTTACAGCCATATCGTTAAGGCGGAATTTAAACTTAGAGATGTAGTTGGAGTTCCGGGAAAAGGAAATTACTCGGGAATGTTGACGATTGCACCCTGGTTTGATAATTCAGGAAATAAACGTCATCAGCTTAATTTTAATGATGGAGGAATCTTTTACAGAAATGGACTTTCAACTGACCCACAATGGGGAACTTGGAGTAAATTATTATTACAATCCAGCGAAGGGAAAGTAAGAATTGGTTCAAATGATCCTGATACTACTTCTGCAGCTCTACTAAGAGTGTATGATCAAAATGATGTTATGATGGAAGTTACCAATTCATATGGCACATTTCAGATTGCTAAATCTGCCTGTAATGGCTGTTATGGAGGCCTTCCTGGTGACACCGTTTTAAGAAATCTGGGGAGTTCTCACAACATCATTATTGCTCAGCCTAACGACAATAACGACGGTAAAACTTTTGTAGGATTCCAGGATGCTACACGTGGTATTTGGATTAAATTCCTGAATAACGGAATTGCCAAATTTGATGGAAAAATCCAAGCTAAAGAAATTGAGGTAAAGGCTAATGTATGGGCGGATTATGTTTTTAAAAAGGATTATCAATTAAAATCTTTAGAAGAAGTAGAACAGCATATTGCCGAAAAAGGACATCTTCCCAATATTCCATCTGCTGCCGAAGTGATTGAAAACGGGATCAATGTAGCTGAAATGAACACTAAATTTCTTGAGAAAATTGAAGAACTGACTCTTTATTCGATTGAACAAAATAAGCAATTAAAGTCTCAAACTGTACAACTTCTACAGGTTCAGGAAGAAAACAAAGCTTTAAAACTACAGATTGAAGAAATCAACAAAAAAATACAAAAATTATAA
- a CDS encoding colicin E3/pyocin S6 family cytotoxin yields MKFFSSLILSLCSVMGFSQTILYQTETASRTVQDPQTVVLAQGFQARGDVSNPFVAKIGPATENPGGGPITSNAGANNPTGTSAPDKQSFHDTKGEVDVTAGGQLQFTLPIALPPGVKSVAPQINLVYTSGSGNGIAGYGWNISGITAISRVGKNIEKDGNVKGIQLDYSDIYSFNGQRLILKSGEYGKDGAEYVTEKYSSAKIKSIGNSLGISGPDYWEVTYDDGSQAWYKRTFTNRQGDTRPALEYNITKWKDAQGNYITYEYSSLSGFVGPLDGRKSLLTSISWGGNETLNKPHFNDILLNYTDRKLKEINYLQGEEFQQDKLLQNVVVMSNGKQFKRYKVEYEENGTTYQFAKTVTEYNAEDLPANPVTFTYEQNNTTEYIPYESFSSTNGTKKYADFNLDGETDYIEFVSNGVLKYKSSLYKPGSEVTLTYDASKFTSYNFDRSSAITFRKDNFIKSNIGLVVPVIKDSSEPDLSDIELQVYSVDLSSQKLVFEYSKTLQHDQYNVGDATDKIGGWFCNYDFFLASTTSYDYNGDGVSEVILNIERTLNCSDPGVLLPTDPGNPGSGFPSQPSNPDDDLITTHFYSTILYDLNQQTPSAESFYVIGQGRWQKFFEDTRPDRLFADLNGDGVQDIIEIKPSTGEIQSVYNILKSPSGTYARSAVGNFAGQLLSNMYGRSFFGDFNGDNKADIMMPVSNQSNQWKLFISDGKSFNTSTILLAPYLANGTVYFKDKHSGLFGNSCNRQKIGYFNYDVNDIDGDGKSELIVTEVIYEEHEWEHHNDNENTQTQVSVYSLNKIDNYSMHQGTDTSGKYTFYKTRVWTNNYPQKAIAFSQITMNNTHQQLILVGKKVNCSGCTESYAQFYNHPSLSTISRINTIEQGGVKLNVVYKELNQDVNPNFYLPVKKEKYPFYESPKLPKSFAVAQLNKTLPQGQVYQDFRYRGLVNHNTGKGFIGYRQTARSSWYANGFENTKIWSGTEIDPLQEGLPVKEWSIRTNDESKIFPADISKDNTQLLTFKSTTYQADKLLNGQIITGSVSSADRPKVVTAIIPTSTYSKDFLTGIVSFGSTTYGDFYLPKQSTTSINEGYAITTSDFEYTHNLSGIGKDYFVGRPISKTDIIKAYGDTKSFKKEYEYEGNFLKTFKTWNRDNTGYIAETYEYDGFGNLKKKTVSNNIDSQTQTDANEYDSQGRFVIKKTDNLGLETNIVYNDFGQITKETDPLGNILENEFDRWGKLMKSKANLGGVTTYKYERDSDLNVKIIQYDPDGDVSIKYTNKWGQNYKTSTKAFGQGKYFSKEVQFDILGRRIKESESYFEGGTASQWNITKYDDNVFPPKINAIAFTGKEMETSVSGLITTIAEVNGNARVTSNARDALNNIMFSTDKGGTIVFSYNAAGEQIKAQYAENIVTTKYDAWGKKLEFNDPSNGIYKYEYDGFGKAKKVISPKGTKEYTYNNLGQLIAQKEISTVDGGQATNKLISFVYDDKGRVISKTGTSKGKAYSSNVVYDPQGRILSSSENSNEKYFIQKGITYDDKARIISYEKQLFSSGVLTKVQIENIYSAWNGELYQVKDKNSGKVLWELKDTDSRGEVLKAQLGAAEIIQTYEPDGTLSQVNHGSAVKPHILRLSYNFNPIKNELETRTTEGDFYITESFDYDNNNRLINWTNPATGVKAQNGILNSYDDKGRILENDQVGKIKFGNSAKIYQPTGMTLNAAGIQNYNNDLIQNITYNENNDPVLIDGMKGDVAFQYGLTAMRQRVTYGGDFSNDGEGKFTKFYSEDGSFEVLKDNSTGKEKHILYIGGSPYESSIVYLKNFDETSGSYKFLHKDYLGSILAISDETGNKLEQRHYDAWGNLTHLQIGTGPIITDKNTIESTSLLIDRGYTGHEHFAEVGIIHMNGRLYDPLLRRFLNADENIQDPYNTQNYNKYGYVMNNPLMFNDPSGEFFQFIGLGVLFWKAVIIGAYIGFTSYMITTAITNQGVSLAGGLKAIFFGAASGAVTFGVGSIFSSTAGVATQFAKSLGEAAVVAKAIVHGVAQGALSLMQDGGFKQSFFSGALGSLGASAFGAVAGKFADTAVGTITFGALAGGIGSELSGGNFWQGALIGGIVAGLNHTLHEMDGALEENLGDNEGDKKGDSTRDTRHHKPAPKNLKGFPDAKRVPNKGRARWKNPDGQTLEWDKQHGDVEVYNKKGGHIGSARPDTGEIYKDPVPGRTLNKVIKVGVGATIIVGGIKLLDWAASRISPFLMTPIMQMQMNQEPNYKMYEKYGT; encoded by the coding sequence ATGAAATTTTTTTCATCATTGATACTGTCTTTGTGTTCAGTAATGGGCTTTTCGCAGACCATACTGTACCAGACAGAAACGGCATCCAGGACGGTGCAGGATCCACAGACGGTGGTTCTGGCTCAGGGATTTCAAGCGCGGGGAGATGTTTCAAATCCATTTGTAGCAAAAATTGGCCCGGCCACGGAGAATCCTGGTGGAGGACCCATAACTTCAAATGCAGGAGCAAATAATCCAACGGGAACATCCGCACCAGATAAACAATCTTTTCATGATACAAAAGGAGAGGTGGATGTTACTGCAGGGGGACAATTGCAATTTACATTGCCCATTGCTTTACCTCCGGGAGTGAAAAGTGTCGCTCCACAAATTAATCTGGTATACACCAGTGGTTCCGGGAATGGAATTGCAGGATATGGTTGGAATATTTCAGGAATTACGGCTATTTCAAGAGTCGGAAAGAATATTGAGAAAGACGGAAATGTCAAAGGGATACAACTTGATTATTCTGATATTTACAGTTTTAACGGGCAACGATTGATTTTAAAATCCGGAGAATATGGTAAAGACGGAGCTGAGTACGTTACTGAAAAATATTCCAGCGCCAAAATTAAATCAATTGGAAATAGTTTGGGAATTTCAGGACCTGACTATTGGGAAGTAACCTACGATGACGGTTCTCAGGCTTGGTATAAAAGAACATTTACCAATCGTCAGGGGGATACGAGACCTGCCTTGGAATATAACATTACCAAATGGAAAGATGCACAAGGAAACTATATCACTTATGAATATAGCTCATTAAGCGGATTTGTAGGACCATTGGACGGCAGGAAGTCACTGCTTACTTCTATATCATGGGGAGGAAATGAAACCTTAAACAAACCTCATTTTAATGATATTCTACTCAACTATACTGATAGAAAGCTTAAAGAGATTAATTATTTACAAGGTGAGGAATTCCAGCAAGATAAATTATTACAAAATGTTGTTGTAATGTCTAATGGAAAACAGTTTAAAAGATATAAAGTTGAATACGAAGAAAACGGGACAACCTATCAGTTTGCCAAAACAGTTACTGAATATAATGCAGAAGATCTTCCGGCTAATCCTGTAACGTTTACCTATGAACAAAATAATACGACCGAATATATTCCTTATGAATCGTTTAGTTCAACCAACGGAACTAAAAAATATGCAGACTTTAATTTGGATGGTGAAACAGATTATATAGAATTTGTTTCTAACGGAGTATTAAAGTATAAAAGCTCTTTATACAAACCGGGATCTGAAGTTACGCTGACCTATGATGCTTCAAAATTTACTTCTTATAATTTTGACAGATCGAGTGCTATTACATTCAGAAAAGATAATTTTATTAAAAGTAATATTGGATTAGTAGTTCCGGTTATTAAAGATAGTTCCGAACCTGATTTATCTGATATTGAACTTCAGGTTTATTCGGTAGACTTGTCCAGTCAGAAGCTTGTTTTTGAATATTCTAAAACACTTCAACATGATCAATATAATGTAGGAGATGCAACAGATAAGATTGGAGGGTGGTTTTGTAACTATGATTTCTTTTTAGCTTCTACTACCTCTTATGATTATAACGGAGATGGGGTTTCTGAAGTTATTTTGAATATAGAAAGAACCTTAAACTGTTCAGATCCGGGTGTTTTATTGCCTACAGATCCGGGTAATCCGGGTTCCGGGTTCCCGTCACAGCCTAGTAATCCTGATGATGATTTGATTACTACTCATTTTTATAGTACGATATTGTATGATCTTAATCAGCAAACTCCTTCAGCTGAAAGTTTCTATGTAATTGGTCAAGGTAGGTGGCAGAAATTTTTTGAAGATACCCGTCCTGACAGACTTTTTGCCGATTTAAATGGAGATGGGGTACAGGATATTATTGAGATCAAACCTTCTACTGGTGAAATTCAGAGTGTTTACAACATTTTAAAATCACCTTCAGGAACCTATGCAAGATCTGCTGTTGGAAACTTTGCCGGACAGTTACTATCAAATATGTATGGACGTAGTTTCTTTGGTGATTTTAATGGTGATAATAAAGCTGATATTATGATGCCTGTAAGCAACCAAAGTAATCAGTGGAAATTATTCATATCAGATGGTAAAAGTTTTAATACATCGACTATTTTACTGGCTCCCTATCTGGCGAACGGAACTGTCTACTTTAAAGATAAACATAGTGGTCTTTTTGGAAATAGCTGTAATAGACAAAAGATCGGATACTTTAATTATGATGTTAATGATATTGATGGAGATGGAAAGTCCGAGTTAATCGTTACAGAAGTTATCTATGAAGAACATGAATGGGAGCATCATAATGATAATGAAAATACACAAACTCAGGTTTCGGTGTATTCACTTAATAAAATAGATAACTATAGTATGCATCAGGGAACGGATACAAGTGGTAAGTATACGTTTTATAAAACAAGAGTATGGACTAACAACTATCCACAAAAAGCTATTGCTTTTAGCCAAATTACAATGAACAACACACACCAGCAGCTGATTCTTGTTGGGAAAAAGGTGAATTGTTCCGGATGTACTGAAAGTTATGCACAGTTTTATAACCATCCTTCATTAAGTACTATTTCAAGAATTAATACAATCGAACAAGGAGGAGTTAAGCTTAATGTAGTTTATAAAGAACTGAACCAGGATGTGAATCCTAACTTTTATCTTCCTGTAAAAAAAGAAAAATATCCTTTTTATGAATCCCCTAAACTACCGAAATCATTTGCTGTTGCCCAGTTAAATAAGACCCTTCCACAGGGGCAGGTATATCAGGATTTCCGTTATAGAGGACTTGTGAATCACAATACCGGAAAAGGATTTATTGGTTACCGTCAAACTGCAAGATCTTCATGGTATGCAAATGGGTTTGAAAATACCAAAATCTGGTCAGGGACAGAAATCGATCCCTTACAAGAAGGCTTACCAGTAAAAGAATGGAGCATACGAACCAATGATGAAAGTAAAATATTTCCTGCTGATATTTCAAAGGATAATACACAATTACTTACTTTTAAATCTACAACTTATCAAGCAGATAAACTATTAAATGGACAAATCATTACCGGTTCCGTTTCATCGGCAGATAGACCAAAAGTTGTTACAGCTATTATTCCTACAAGCACTTATAGTAAAGATTTCTTAACGGGAATAGTATCTTTTGGATCAACAACATACGGCGATTTTTATCTTCCGAAGCAAAGTACGACGAGTATCAATGAGGGATATGCTATTACCACTTCTGACTTTGAATATACTCACAATCTATCAGGCATTGGTAAAGATTATTTTGTAGGCCGTCCCATATCTAAAACAGATATTATCAAGGCTTATGGTGATACTAAATCTTTCAAAAAAGAGTATGAATATGAAGGGAACTTCTTAAAAACATTTAAAACGTGGAACAGAGATAATACCGGTTATATAGCAGAGACTTATGAATATGATGGATTTGGAAATCTTAAAAAGAAAACAGTAAGCAACAATATAGATTCTCAAACTCAGACTGATGCAAATGAATATGATTCTCAAGGAAGATTTGTAATCAAAAAAACTGATAATTTAGGATTAGAAACCAATATTGTTTATAATGATTTCGGACAGATTACTAAAGAGACCGACCCATTAGGTAATATTCTTGAAAATGAATTCGATCGTTGGGGTAAGTTGATGAAATCTAAAGCAAATTTAGGAGGAGTTACTACTTATAAATATGAAAGGGACTCGGATTTAAATGTGAAGATTATCCAGTATGATCCTGATGGTGATGTATCCATAAAATATACTAATAAATGGGGGCAAAATTATAAAACCTCTACTAAGGCTTTTGGACAAGGAAAATATTTTTCAAAAGAAGTTCAATTTGATATATTAGGAAGAAGAATAAAAGAGAGCGAGTCTTATTTTGAGGGAGGAACTGCATCTCAATGGAATATAACAAAATATGATGATAATGTTTTCCCTCCTAAGATTAATGCGATTGCTTTCACAGGCAAAGAAATGGAAACTTCTGTTTCAGGATTAATTACTACAATCGCAGAAGTAAACGGTAATGCAAGGGTTACTTCAAATGCAAGGGATGCCTTGAATAATATCATGTTTTCAACAGATAAGGGAGGAACAATTGTTTTTTCCTATAACGCTGCAGGAGAACAAATCAAAGCTCAATATGCCGAAAATATTGTAACCACAAAGTACGATGCATGGGGGAAAAAATTAGAATTTAATGATCCTTCGAATGGCATTTACAAGTATGAATACGATGGATTTGGGAAGGCTAAGAAAGTTATAAGCCCTAAAGGAACAAAAGAATATACATACAATAATCTTGGACAACTTATTGCTCAAAAAGAAATTTCTACGGTAGATGGTGGACAGGCTACAAATAAGTTAATTTCTTTTGTATATGATGATAAAGGAAGAGTTATTTCAAAAACAGGAACTTCGAAAGGAAAGGCTTACAGTTCAAATGTTGTTTATGATCCGCAAGGAAGAATTTTATCTTCTTCTGAAAACAGTAATGAAAAATATTTTATTCAGAAAGGAATTACTTATGATGATAAGGCAAGAATTATTTCTTACGAAAAGCAGCTGTTCTCTTCAGGAGTATTGACTAAAGTTCAGATAGAAAATATATATAGTGCATGGAACGGAGAATTATATCAGGTTAAGGATAAAAATTCAGGGAAGGTTTTATGGGAACTAAAAGATACAGACTCAAGAGGGGAGGTGCTTAAAGCTCAATTGGGAGCTGCTGAGATTATCCAGACTTATGAGCCTGATGGAACCCTAAGTCAGGTAAATCATGGTTCAGCAGTGAAGCCACACATTTTAAGGCTTTCGTACAATTTTAATCCCATTAAAAATGAACTTGAAACCCGAACTACTGAAGGTGATTTCTATATTACAGAATCATTTGATTATGATAATAATAACCGGTTGATTAATTGGACGAACCCGGCGACAGGCGTTAAAGCACAAAATGGGATACTCAATTCTTATGATGATAAAGGCAGAATTTTAGAAAATGATCAGGTAGGAAAGATTAAATTTGGAAACTCAGCGAAGATTTATCAGCCAACAGGAATGACATTAAATGCTGCAGGAATTCAAAATTATAATAATGATTTAATCCAAAATATTACATATAATGAGAACAATGATCCCGTACTCATTGATGGAATGAAAGGAGATGTTGCTTTCCAATATGGATTGACAGCCATGAGACAACGTGTTACCTATGGAGGTGATTTCAGTAATGACGGAGAAGGGAAATTTACCAAGTTTTATAGTGAAGACGGAAGTTTTGAAGTATTGAAAGACAATAGCACAGGTAAAGAAAAACATATTCTTTATATTGGTGGGTCCCCTTATGAAAGTAGTATAGTATACTTAAAGAATTTTGATGAAACTTCCGGTTCTTATAAATTTTTGCATAAAGATTATTTAGGAAGTATTCTGGCAATCAGTGATGAAACAGGAAATAAACTGGAGCAAAGACATTATGATGCCTGGGGTAACCTGACACATCTTCAGATTGGGACCGGTCCGATTATTACGGATAAGAATACAATTGAGAGTACATCATTATTAATAGACAGAGGATATACCGGTCATGAGCATTTTGCAGAGGTGGGAATTATTCACATGAATGGAAGACTGTATGATCCATTATTAAGAAGATTCTTGAATGCCGATGAAAATATTCAGGACCCTTACAATACCCAAAACTATAATAAATATGGGTATGTAATGAATAATCCTTTGATGTTTAATGATCCTAGCGGAGAATTTTTTCAATTTATAGGATTAGGGGTTTTATTCTGGAAAGCTGTAATAATTGGTGCGTATATTGGCTTTACGTCTTATATGATCACAACAGCAATCACCAATCAGGGAGTATCTTTGGCAGGAGGATTGAAAGCAATATTCTTTGGAGCTGCCTCCGGGGCAGTCACATTTGGAGTGGGAAGTATATTTAGTAGTACGGCAGGAGTTGCAACCCAATTTGCAAAAAGCCTTGGAGAGGCAGCCGTTGTGGCAAAAGCCATTGTACATGGAGTGGCTCAGGGAGCTTTATCTTTAATGCAGGATGGTGGATTTAAACAATCTTTCTTTTCCGGAGCATTGGGAAGTCTTGGAGCATCTGCTTTTGGGGCTGTTGCAGGAAAATTTGCTGACACTGCAGTGGGTACAATTACTTTTGGAGCTTTGGCCGGAGGGATTGGTTCTGAACTTTCAGGAGGGAATTTTTGGCAAGGAGCTTTAATTGGTGGAATTGTAGCAGGACTAAATCATACCCTGCATGAAATGGATGGCGCTTTAGAAGAAAACCTGGGCGATAATGAAGGAGATAAAAAAGGAGATAGTACAAGAGATACGAGACATCATAAACCTGCACCAAAGAATTTAAAAGGATTTCCAGATGCAAAAAGAGTTCCTAATAAAGGAAGAGCGAGATGGAAAAATCCAGATGGACAAACGTTGGAATGGGATAAGCAGCATGGAGATGTTGAAGTGTATAATAAAAAAGGAGGTCATATAGGATCTGCAAGACCAGATACAGGCGAAATTTATAAAGACCCTGTCCCGGGAAGAACATTAAATAAAGTTATTAAAGTAGGAGTTGGAGCAACAATTATAGTTGGAGGAATAAAACTATTAGATTGGGCAGCAAGTAGAATTTCACCTTTTTTGATGACCCCGATAATGCAAATGCAAATGAATCAGGAACCTAATTATAAAATGTATGAAAAATATGGAACATAA
- a CDS encoding HdeD family acid-resistance protein, which translates to MANLFQTFTNTVKHWYIPLIFGILFLICGFYVFSVPLATYVTLSVFFSVSFLFSGITEIFFSIQNSKSLQGWGWFLVSGLLTTAIGIYLIAYPQISMSILPFVIGFTLLFRSFQLLGFAFDLKSMKIMSWGNVALASVGGIIFSLLLIFNPVFTGISLVTLTGVSFIFIGIASIMLALDLRKVKKIPGKVSQELRDRIKSIQDEIDDLKK; encoded by the coding sequence ATGGCCAATTTATTTCAAACTTTTACAAACACGGTAAAACATTGGTATATTCCATTAATCTTTGGAATTTTGTTTCTGATTTGCGGTTTCTATGTATTCAGTGTACCGCTGGCAACTTATGTGACGCTATCTGTTTTCTTTAGTGTCTCATTTTTGTTCTCCGGAATTACGGAAATATTTTTCTCTATACAGAACAGTAAATCCCTGCAAGGTTGGGGATGGTTTCTGGTGAGTGGACTATTGACGACAGCAATTGGTATTTATCTCATTGCTTATCCGCAAATTTCAATGTCTATTCTTCCCTTTGTGATAGGGTTTACTTTATTATTCCGTTCTTTCCAGCTGCTGGGATTTGCCTTTGATTTGAAAAGTATGAAAATAATGAGTTGGGGAAATGTAGCTCTAGCGAGTGTAGGAGGAATTATATTCTCTTTATTATTGATCTTCAATCCAGTATTCACTGGGATTTCTTTAGTGACACTCACCGGCGTTTCTTTTATCTTTATAGGAATAGCTTCCATTATGCTGGCACTGGATTTGAGAAAGGTTAAAAAGATTCCCGGAAAAGTCAGTCAGGAATTAAGAGACAGAATCAAATCGATCCAGGACGAGATTGATGATTTGAAAAAATAA
- a CDS encoding DUF7683 domain-containing protein — protein MKNMEHKIRRVIEEYSIIDEFVHKDYTLNITAKEILKVLDDLILYEDDNENEIYDQYDLTKEQIEKLKPFLENTFNEDFDKYIYQLACYGEDE, from the coding sequence ATGAAAAATATGGAACATAAAATACGAAGAGTCATAGAAGAATATAGTATAATTGATGAGTTTGTTCATAAAGATTATACATTAAATATTACTGCAAAAGAAATCTTAAAAGTATTAGATGATTTAATACTTTATGAAGATGACAATGAAAATGAAATTTATGACCAATATGACTTAACAAAGGAACAAATTGAGAAATTAAAACCTTTCCTTGAAAATACTTTCAATGAAGATTTTGATAAATATATATATCAATTAGCCTGCTATGGAGAAGATGAATAG